ATGATTCTGGTAATGGCTGCCACCCAGTCCACGGACTCATCACGCACATTCCAGATCAGCCCAAGCCGGCCACCGGGTTCAAGCACTCGGTGAATCTCGCCGAGCGCCGTTTCATTGGCAAACCAGTGAAACGCCTGGGCGCATACCAGCGCCTGCGCTGCGCCAGCATCGAGTGGAATAGCTTCGGCAGTGCCCGGCAGAATCCTGATGTTCGGTAGATGCCTGGCAAACTCGGCTCGCATGGCTTCGACCGGCTCGACGGCAATGACCTCAATTTCCATTGTTTCCAGCAGGAGCGTGAGCTTCCCGGTACCGGCGCCCAAATCAATCACCGTCGAGCCAGGGCTGATGCCCAATGTATCGCTAAGCCATGGCCGTATTTCGCCTGGATAGTCTGGGCGGCCCTGGGTGTAGGTACCCGCTTCTTTTGAGAAACCTTCTTGAGCCGCCTGATGCACAACTGTCATTCCAGCGATCCTCCATGTGAATGAGTAATACACAGCCAGTGCGCAAACTCCTCCAGAAGGCCCATTCCAGAGCCATCACAACTACTAAACATTTCCGGCAACACTAAAGTCATTGACAGTATGGCCGATAGAGAGACTGGCAACTAGCCACCTCTCGTCGAGAGATAGCTCAGTGTGCTCCTCCCTAAATATGTCAGCAGGATGACCGATGAGCTGGATCAATGACGCAAAACTCTCGACCAAACTGATCACAGCCTTCGTGCTGTGTGCGTTCATCACACTGGGCGTAGGCGTCCTGGGCAGCCAGGGAGTTTCCAGGCTATCGGAGAACCTGAAACTGGTGTTCACCAACAATCTGGTGTCTGTCTCCAACACCGCGCAAACCAAAACCAAGGCGGTCGGACAAAGCCGCGATCTTTACCGGTTGTACCTGGCCACTGCCGCCGGTTTGCCACAAAGCGTGAAAGATGAATTCATTGCATCGATGAACGCCAACCGACTGGCCAGCGAGAAAGCATTCGCCGACTACCGAAAAACACCGCTTGCCGATGACGAACGTGCCGCTGGCGACAAAATGCAACAAGACTGGCCGGTTTATCAGGCGATGGTGCAAAAGTACGTCAGCCTGATGCAGGCCGGCGATCTGGAGAACGGCCGCGCCCTGCTCTTGGGCGACTTGCAAAAGACTTACCGCTCGGTCATGGACGGGTTGACAGTGATGGTCGATTCCAATGACCGGCAAGTAGGTGAAGGCGCCGAAGATGCAAGCCGTCTG
This genomic window from Pseudomonas sp. G.S.17 contains:
- a CDS encoding methyltransferase domain-containing protein, producing MTVVHQAAQEGFSKEAGTYTQGRPDYPGEIRPWLSDTLGISPGSTVIDLGAGTGKLTLLLETMEIEVIAVEPVEAMRAEFARHLPNIRILPGTAEAIPLDAGAAQALVCAQAFHWFANETALGEIHRVLEPGGRLGLIWNVRDESVDWVAAITRIITPYEGDTPRFHTGNWRLAFNGRYFSAPELTCFKYTHTGSPEAVILDRFLSVSFIAALPSAEKAAVAAQLRTLIRTHPALRGRETIEFPYQTQAYLCRRLD